In the genome of Fusobacterium necrogenes, one region contains:
- a CDS encoding AAA family ATPase, translating into MKNFIKLIKAEIKNIKNVKHGIIDFKTNITGIYGQNGSGKTALVDSTNILKAYLLGRKLDSFYDLINVEAKTCNLDFTFEVEISEKKYKIFLEVTLKKIKKFVENEEVNGVVVDKEIIKYSEIIGEKATSKKVLIGSSKKEVLKNSESFKKLLLDEEEKINLMVIKKVAENESTSFLFIEELMKVLIKYKENYQEIINIILALKKFGVSDLIVITNENLGIINMNNVFPLNVRTNKSFGSFLITEQNIVIDEKMCDELHRVIEQINIVLHSIIPNMSLDLFEKNKELVEKNRVNVVFQLISIRNGKKIPFKNESEGIKKIVSILSAVIATYHNKGICLVVDELDSGIFEYLLGELLSILDEGIKGQLIFTSHNLRVLEKLDKDSLVFTTVNEENRYLRLKNIKPSNNLRDVYIREMTMQEQNEILYEETNNGDIEFALYEAGVLDAKK; encoded by the coding sequence ATGAAGAATTTTATTAAATTAATCAAAGCAGAGATAAAAAATATAAAAAATGTTAAACATGGGATAATTGATTTTAAAACTAATATTACAGGAATATATGGACAAAATGGTTCTGGAAAAACTGCTTTAGTAGATTCTACTAATATATTAAAAGCTTATTTATTAGGAAGAAAATTAGACTCTTTTTATGATTTAATTAATGTAGAAGCTAAAACTTGTAATCTAGATTTTACATTCGAAGTTGAGATAAGTGAGAAAAAATATAAAATATTTTTAGAAGTTACTCTAAAAAAAATAAAGAAATTTGTTGAAAATGAAGAAGTTAATGGGGTTGTTGTAGATAAGGAGATTATAAAATACTCTGAAATTATTGGGGAAAAAGCAACAAGTAAAAAAGTTTTAATTGGAAGTTCTAAAAAAGAAGTTCTAAAGAATAGTGAAAGTTTTAAAAAATTACTTTTAGATGAAGAAGAGAAAATTAATTTGATGGTTATAAAAAAAGTAGCTGAAAATGAGTCAACTTCATTTTTATTTATAGAAGAATTAATGAAAGTTCTAATTAAATATAAGGAAAATTATCAAGAAATAATCAATATAATTTTAGCTTTAAAAAAATTTGGAGTAAGTGATTTAATTGTAATTACAAATGAAAATCTAGGTATTATTAATATGAATAATGTCTTTCCTTTAAATGTAAGGACTAATAAAAGTTTTGGAAGTTTTTTAATTACTGAGCAAAATATAGTAATTGATGAAAAAATGTGTGATGAGCTTCATAGAGTTATAGAACAGATAAATATTGTTTTACATTCAATAATTCCAAATATGAGTTTAGATTTATTCGAAAAAAATAAAGAACTTGTAGAAAAAAATAGGGTAAATGTAGTCTTCCAATTAATTTCTATAAGAAATGGTAAGAAAATACCTTTTAAAAATGAATCAGAGGGAATTAAAAAAATTGTATCTATCCTAAGTGCTGTAATAGCCACTTATCATAATAAGGGAATATGCTTAGTAGTTGATGAACTAGACTCTGGAATATTTGAGTATTTACTTGGGGAGCTATTATCTATATTAGATGAAGGTATTAAAGGACAATTGATTTTTACTTCTCATAATTTAAGAGTATTGGAAAAGTTAGATAAGGACTCTCTTGTATTTACAACAGTTAATGAAGAAAATAGATATCTTAGACTAAAAAATATTAAACCAAGTAATAATCTAAGAGATGTGTATATTAGAGAGATGACTATGCAGGAACAAAATGAGATTTTATACGAAGAAACAAATAATGGAGATATAGAATTTGCTCTATATGAGGCAGGTGTATTAGATGCCAAAAAGTAA
- a CDS encoding DEAD/DEAH box helicase gives MERDSFSLRDKGTRFEELIKNWFLSAPLYCDDIKEIWLWNEFPYRNQFGGSDSGIDLVILTDKNEYQAVQCKFYSSDKHIDKADVDTFISTSAKLFEVDGIKVKFSSRLFVSTTNHWSKKASDLIENQEIPVTRISLNTLEDSGVDWDKLYLGNTGDKARKEKKKIREHQESALKNVHSHFKSANRGKLIMACGTGKTFTSLKIAENETNGNGLILFLVPSIALLGQTLREWSSDIEGKLYPICICSDSKITKKTNNDSTGMSVVDLALPATTDVNKIVSQLETLKDKEGLKVVFSTYQSIDVISRAQQEILAKDSTFGVFDLIVCDEAHRTTGVALANEEESNFIKVHDNEFIKAKKRLYMTATPRLYDDNSKSKAKENNAYLCSMDDRGIYGDEIYRIGFGEAVQRELLTDYKVLILTLNHSQVPREIQALISNGDIEFKIDDASKLMGCINGLSKQILDKEGIVKASDPNPMKRAVAFCRDIKTSKKITSDLNEFSNTYISSLKEEVQEKMVEVSSKHIDGGMNALERENLLSWLKQDSKNERECKILTNARCLSEGVDVPTLDAVLFLSAKNSQVDVVQSVGRVMRRAEGKKYGYIIIPVVVPADKKPEEALNDNETYKVVWSVLNALRAHDERFNAEINKIDLNKRKPQNILIGTVDNTGKERKYKENKYEVNERQMSLNMDIDRLQNAIYAKMVEKVGDRKYFERWAKDVARIAQIQIDRIRDLIARDKQCKKAFNKFIEGLQKNISPDIDEEQGIEMLSQHIITRPIFEALFEGYSFVKNNPISHSMQDILDFLLQGQIEKETEELNKFYEDIKFKIEKIDNAEGKQRIIVELYDKFFKTAFDKLVDKLGIVYTPVEVVDFIINSVEELLNKEFGRSLSDENVNILDPFTGTGTFISRLLQSRIIKNKDLERKYKYEIYANELVLLAYYIATVNIENVYHDLEKENSIEEVDYKEFEGICLTDTFQLSEDDNEIQMFDLAFKENSERVNRQKKAPLQVIIGNPPYTIGQSSANDNAQNKKYPKLDNKILETYSKESSAGLNKALYDAYIKAFRWATDRLDKTGGIIGFVTNGAWIDGGSTSGFRKVIEKEFTSIYVFNLRGNQRTSGELSRKEGGKIFGSGSRTPIAITFLIKNPNIKKEKASIYYHDIGDYLTREEKLKIISNFKSVKNIDWIILTPNQEGDWINQRNEKFDTFIPLIDKDNKNNKNTFFNISSNGVVTNRDTWVYSYSKGQLEKQMRDTIKFYNTQIDKIEKVRKTDENSDIEDIIDTNPNNISWSADLKKRANRLEKDIFDINEIKVSLYRPFSKQHLYYSKKWIERFSQQSKFKGVAIGMLGIGGKHNFSSLILKEIGDIQTFQNANFYPLYYSEESSNSTLFTSKENKKDGITDFIYNLAREKYGVPRITKEDIFYYVYGFLHNEDYRKEFEADLKKTIPKLPLVDEYQDFKKYSDIGRELAELHLNYETLERPEGIIVEGEELGNYRVEKMSFIKKGVKDTINYNSSITIKNIPLEAYDYQVNGKSAIEWIMERYAVITNKDSGITNDPNLWCDEHNDPKYILNLLLSIITLSLKTNELVKELPKVEF, from the coding sequence ATGGAAAGAGATTCCTTTTCTTTAAGAGATAAGGGGACAAGATTTGAAGAATTAATAAAAAATTGGTTTTTATCAGCTCCACTATATTGTGATGATATTAAAGAAATATGGTTATGGAATGAATTTCCATACAGAAATCAGTTTGGTGGAAGTGATAGTGGAATAGATTTAGTTATTTTGACAGATAAGAATGAATATCAAGCTGTACAATGTAAATTTTATAGTTCTGATAAACATATAGATAAAGCAGATGTAGATACATTTATCTCTACTTCAGCTAAACTTTTTGAAGTTGATGGGATAAAAGTAAAGTTTTCAAGTAGATTATTTGTTTCTACAACTAACCATTGGTCTAAAAAAGCTAGTGATTTAATAGAAAACCAAGAGATACCTGTTACAAGAATTTCATTAAATACTCTTGAAGATTCAGGGGTAGATTGGGATAAATTATATTTAGGAAATACTGGAGATAAAGCTAGAAAAGAGAAGAAAAAAATTAGAGAACATCAAGAATCAGCTTTAAAAAATGTTCATTCACATTTTAAAAGTGCTAATAGAGGAAAGTTAATCATGGCTTGTGGAACAGGAAAGACTTTTACTTCACTAAAGATAGCTGAAAATGAAACTAATGGAAATGGATTAATTTTATTTTTAGTACCTTCAATAGCACTATTGGGGCAAACATTAAGAGAGTGGTCTAGTGATATAGAAGGGAAATTATATCCTATCTGTATATGTTCAGACTCAAAAATTACTAAAAAAACTAATAATGATAGTACAGGAATGAGTGTTGTTGATTTAGCTTTGCCAGCTACTACTGATGTAAATAAAATTGTAAGTCAATTAGAAACTTTAAAGGATAAAGAAGGTTTAAAAGTTGTTTTTTCAACTTATCAATCAATAGATGTAATTTCTAGGGCTCAACAGGAAATACTAGCTAAAGATTCTACTTTTGGAGTTTTTGATTTAATAGTTTGTGATGAAGCTCATAGAACAACAGGGGTAGCTCTTGCTAATGAAGAGGAAAGTAATTTTATAAAAGTTCATGATAATGAGTTTATAAAAGCTAAGAAAAGACTATATATGACAGCTACACCAAGACTTTATGATGATAACTCAAAATCTAAAGCTAAAGAAAATAATGCTTATCTATGTTCTATGGACGATAGAGGAATCTATGGAGATGAAATATACAGAATTGGATTTGGAGAAGCTGTTCAAAGAGAATTATTAACAGATTATAAAGTTTTAATTTTAACATTAAATCATAGTCAAGTTCCTAGAGAGATACAAGCTTTAATTTCAAATGGAGATATTGAATTTAAGATAGATGACGCTTCAAAACTAATGGGGTGTATCAATGGATTATCTAAACAAATTCTTGATAAAGAAGGAATAGTAAAAGCTTCTGACCCTAACCCAATGAAGAGAGCAGTTGCTTTTTGTAGAGATATAAAGACATCTAAGAAGATTACAAGTGATTTAAATGAGTTCTCAAATACTTATATATCTTCATTAAAAGAAGAAGTACAAGAAAAGATGGTTGAAGTTTCTTCTAAGCATATTGATGGAGGAATGAATGCTCTTGAAAGAGAAAATCTATTATCTTGGCTAAAACAGGATAGTAAAAATGAAAGAGAGTGTAAAATTCTTACCAATGCCAGATGTCTTAGTGAAGGAGTAGACGTTCCTACACTTGATGCAGTACTATTTTTATCAGCTAAAAACTCACAAGTAGATGTAGTTCAATCTGTTGGTAGAGTTATGAGAAGGGCAGAAGGGAAAAAATATGGATATATAATAATACCTGTTGTTGTTCCAGCAGATAAGAAACCTGAAGAAGCTCTAAATGATAATGAAACATATAAAGTAGTTTGGAGTGTATTAAATGCTCTAAGAGCTCATGATGAAAGATTTAATGCTGAAATTAATAAAATAGACTTAAATAAAAGAAAACCCCAAAATATCCTAATAGGAACAGTAGATAATACAGGAAAAGAAAGAAAATATAAAGAAAATAAATATGAAGTAAATGAAAGACAAATGAGTCTTAATATGGATATAGACAGATTACAAAATGCTATATATGCTAAGATGGTTGAGAAAGTTGGAGATAGAAAATACTTTGAACGTTGGGCTAAAGATGTTGCTAGAATAGCACAAATTCAAATTGATAGAATAAGAGATTTGATTGCTAGAGATAAGCAATGTAAGAAAGCTTTTAATAAATTTATAGAGGGATTACAGAAAAATATTAGTCCTGATATTGATGAAGAGCAAGGAATAGAGATGTTATCTCAACATATAATAACCAGACCTATATTTGAAGCTTTATTTGAGGGATATTCGTTTGTTAAGAATAATCCTATATCTCATTCTATGCAAGATATTTTAGATTTTTTATTACAAGGACAAATAGAAAAGGAAACTGAAGAGTTAAATAAGTTTTATGAAGATATTAAATTTAAAATAGAAAAGATTGATAATGCTGAAGGAAAACAAAGAATTATAGTTGAGCTATATGATAAATTCTTTAAAACTGCTTTTGATAAATTAGTAGATAAATTAGGAATAGTATATACTCCTGTTGAAGTAGTTGATTTTATTATCAATTCAGTAGAAGAGCTTTTAAATAAAGAGTTTGGAAGAAGTTTAAGCGATGAAAACGTTAATATCTTAGACCCATTTACAGGAACAGGAACTTTTATTTCAAGACTTTTACAAAGTAGAATAATCAAAAATAAAGATTTAGAAAGAAAGTATAAGTATGAAATCTATGCTAATGAGTTAGTTCTGTTGGCTTATTATATAGCAACTGTAAATATAGAGAATGTGTATCATGACTTAGAAAAGGAAAATTCTATTGAAGAGGTTGATTATAAAGAATTTGAAGGAATTTGTTTAACGGATACTTTTCAATTAAGTGAAGATGATAATGAGATTCAAATGTTTGACTTAGCTTTTAAAGAAAATTCTGAAAGAGTAAATAGACAAAAGAAAGCACCACTACAAGTTATAATAGGGAATCCTCCATATACAATAGGACAAAGTTCTGCTAATGATAATGCCCAAAATAAAAAATATCCTAAATTAGATAATAAAATATTAGAAACATATTCAAAGGAATCTTCTGCAGGATTAAATAAAGCATTATATGATGCGTATATTAAAGCATTTAGATGGGCAACTGATAGATTAGATAAAACAGGTGGTATAATAGGTTTTGTAACAAATGGAGCTTGGATTGATGGTGGTTCTACTTCAGGATTTAGAAAAGTTATTGAAAAAGAATTTACTTCAATTTATGTATTTAATTTAAGAGGAAATCAAAGAACTTCAGGAGAACTTTCAAGAAAAGAAGGTGGAAAAATATTTGGTAGTGGCTCAAGAACTCCAATCGCAATAACATTCTTAATAAAAAATCCTAATATTAAGAAAGAAAAAGCTTCTATTTACTATCATGATATAGGTGATTATTTAACAAGAGAAGAAAAACTAAAAATAATCTCTAATTTTAAATCAGTAAAAAATATAGATTGGATAATATTAACTCCTAATCAAGAGGGGGATTGGATTAATCAAAGAAATGAAAAGTTTGATACTTTTATTCCTTTAATTGATAAAGATAATAAAAATAATAAAAATACTTTCTTCAATATTTCATCTAACGGAGTAGTAACTAATAGGGATACATGGGTGTATTCTTATTCAAAAGGACAATTAGAAAAACAGATGAGAGATACTATAAAATTCTATAATACTCAGATTGATAAGATAGAAAAAGTTAGAAAAACAGATGAAAATAGTGATATAGAAGATATTATAGATACTAATCCTAATAATATTAGTTGGTCAGCTGATTTAAAGAAAAGAGCTAATAGATTAGAGAAAGATATTTTTGATATAAACGAAATAAAAGTTTCATTATATAGACCTTTTTCAAAACAACATTTATATTACTCTAAAAAATGGATAGAAAGATTTTCTCAACAAAGTAAATTTAAAGGAGTTGCCATTGGAATGTTGGGAATAGGAGGAAAACATAATTTTTCTTCTCTTATTTTAAAAGAAATTGGAGATATTCAAACTTTTCAAAATGCGAATTTTTATCCTTTATATTATAGTGAAGAAAGTTCAAATAGTACTTTATTTACTTCTAAAGAAAATAAGAAAGATGGAATAACAGATTTTATCTATAATTTAGCTAGAGAAAAATATGGAGTGCCAAGAATAACTAAAGAGGATATTTTCTATTATGTCTATGGATTCTTACATAATGAAGATTATAGAAAAGAATTTGAAGCAGATTTAAAGAAAACTATACCGAAATTACCTTTAGTTGACGAATACCAAGATTTTAAAAAGTATTCTGATATAGGAAGAGAATTAGCAGAACTTCATCTAAACTATGAAACTCTTGAAAGACCTGAAGGAATTATAGTTGAAGGAGAAGAATTAGGAAATTATAGAGTTGAAAAAATGAGCTTCATAAAAAAAGGAGTAAAAGATACTATAAATTATAATAGTAGTATAACTATAAAAAATATTCCTTTAGAAGCTTATGATTACCAAGTTAATGGAAAGAGTGCTATTGAATGGATAATGGAAAGATATGCTGTAATAACAAATAAAGATAGTGGTATTACAAATGACCCTAACCTTTGGTGTGATGAGCATAATGACCCTAAATATATTTTAAATCTTTTATTAAGTATAATAACTCTTTCATTGAAAACTAATGAGCTAGTAAAAGAGTTACCTAAAGTTGAGTTTTAA
- a CDS encoding nucleotidyltransferase domain-containing protein, producing the protein MTNRLNKNETLERIVKNMDITPTMYRNAEDKYKALAKYLGDNGLECDIYPQGSFSLGTVIKPLKEGKRKEYDLDFICVINNKGDLEAKKFREKIWEILNQNENYSKRIKEYDKCFTLEYSEINGTGFNIDVLPAKSYINNFILLINKIDKENVEWFKGNPKGYSEWFKSVNDRYPQAQKINEFNNSLIAKESVEELPDYFDRTSLQRVIQILKYHRDYFYHMRRKENKKVISAIITTLCTKIAETTNFTQLNTIDLLTYITSELCIYAQLLSRDNLDQRYTNRTVIKKINCKWEIINPVNSEDNLADSWNEDIEKPKLFFEWIEEIRKEFAITNEKEYLSNFSNIFGKENLSDEMKSILGASQIVEPMKPWRK; encoded by the coding sequence ATGACAAATAGATTAAATAAAAATGAAACATTAGAAAGAATAGTAAAAAATATGGATATAACACCAACAATGTATAGAAATGCTGAAGATAAGTATAAAGCTTTAGCAAAATATTTAGGAGATAATGGTTTAGAATGTGATATTTATCCACAGGGGTCATTTTCATTAGGGACTGTTATAAAACCATTAAAAGAAGGAAAAAGAAAAGAATATGATTTAGATTTTATATGTGTTATTAACAATAAGGGAGATTTAGAAGCAAAAAAGTTTAGAGAAAAAATATGGGAAATACTTAATCAAAATGAAAATTATTCAAAAAGAATAAAAGAATATGACAAATGCTTTACATTGGAATATAGTGAAATCAATGGAACAGGATTTAATATAGATGTTCTTCCAGCAAAATCTTATATCAATAATTTTATTTTATTAATAAATAAGATTGATAAGGAAAATGTAGAGTGGTTTAAAGGGAATCCTAAGGGTTATAGTGAATGGTTTAAATCAGTTAATGATAGATATCCACAAGCACAGAAAATTAATGAGTTTAATAATAGTTTAATAGCAAAAGAAAGTGTAGAAGAGTTACCTGATTATTTTGATAGAACTTCTCTACAAAGAGTTATTCAAATTTTAAAATACCATAGAGATTATTTTTACCATATGAGAAGAAAAGAAAATAAAAAAGTAATATCAGCAATAATTACAACATTATGTACTAAAATTGCTGAAACTACTAATTTTACTCAGTTAAATACAATAGATTTATTAACTTATATTACTTCTGAGTTATGTATTTATGCTCAATTACTTTCTAGAGATAATTTAGACCAAAGATATACAAATAGAACTGTTATTAAAAAAATAAATTGTAAATGGGAAATAATCAATCCTGTAAATTCAGAAGATAATTTAGCTGACAGTTGGAATGAAGATATTGAAAAACCAAAATTATTTTTTGAATGGATAGAAGAAATCAGAAAAGAGTTTGCAATAACAAATGAAAAAGAATACTTGAGTAATTTTTCTAATATATTTGGTAAAGAAAATTTAAGTGATGAGATGAAATCAATTTTAGGAGCTTCTCAAATTGTTGAACCTATGAAACCATGGAGGAAATGA
- a CDS encoding S-4TM family putative pore-forming effector, whose translation MINIKNKQNSQEILDLLFLQRIYCEKIENMTIKIYLFTVFIAIIGIFAQNYYYLIVLNLILIIYTNYLINKRKEKITIMATIKEIIDRTLFNLKNLRLECSREKIEEYLIIEKEKKAKRYNKEISNSGTDKYRGVRDWYSYEEELNDEQIILSCQKQNCYFTESLLGSFSKSILILVFLIFIVLLCYGRQVTIEKLIIYYLYPFATFLTLIMNDFQNYKSFKEILKELKIEFDNIKSKKKIQEKDLEKIQNLIYLYRKTEYRPPLEIIHWKFSKTLHKKWETIKKHFIITF comes from the coding sequence ATGATAAATATAAAAAATAAACAAAATTCTCAAGAAATTTTAGATTTATTATTTTTACAAAGAATTTATTGTGAAAAAATAGAAAACATGACTATTAAAATATATTTATTTACAGTTTTTATAGCTATTATAGGAATTTTTGCTCAAAATTATTATTATTTAATAGTTTTAAATTTAATTTTAATTATTTATACAAATTATTTAATTAATAAAAGAAAAGAAAAAATTACAATAATGGCAACAATAAAAGAAATTATTGACAGGACTTTATTTAATTTAAAAAATCTAAGATTAGAATGTTCTAGAGAAAAAATAGAAGAATATTTAATAATTGAAAAAGAAAAAAAAGCTAAAAGATATAACAAAGAAATTAGTAATAGTGGGACAGATAAGTATAGAGGAGTAAGAGATTGGTATTCATATGAAGAAGAATTAAATGATGAGCAAATTATTTTAAGTTGCCAAAAACAAAATTGTTATTTTACAGAAAGTCTATTAGGTTCTTTTAGTAAGTCAATATTAATTCTAGTATTTTTAATTTTTATAGTTCTACTGTGTTATGGTAGACAAGTAACAATAGAAAAACTAATTATTTACTATCTATATCCTTTTGCTACATTTTTAACATTAATTATGAATGATTTTCAAAATTATAAAAGTTTTAAAGAAATTCTAAAGGAATTAAAAATAGAATTCGATAATATAAAAAGTAAGAAAAAGATTCAAGAAAAAGACTTAGAAAAAATTCAAAACTTAATATATTTATATAGAAAAACTGAATATCGTCCACCTCTAGAAATTATACATTGGAAATTTTCTAAAACATTACATAAGAAGTGGGAAACAATAAAAAAACACTTTATAATCACCTTTTGA
- a CDS encoding restriction endonuclease, translating into MKEKKVNYYIFRIDYSKRDYFKKNLEKGVLRQGWGVENLSLLDENGEVRNQEEWVNACPESWRNTDEARRYLRNKNSNLRKMLEMKEGDIILIPKFPEWNMFSLYRVTGKYYFNLEETAVDYGHCIPVKIATTYPYEIDKCFTYNGNDATKIIHSKLRGYQTSINSVYNKEIIKAIESLLQIKSIKEVSLITEILRNIFEKNIKNMENLNKEIFSVRPNDVEEIVEDIFKKQGYLVESKNSYDKKGGDSDRTFIKPLPILSEVNDEIGSCRVYVQIKKKDGEYDEDEGIKQLEKIVATKENIEGKDNKFNNFYKVLVCTGEFSSRIKELAQEKNIILIDGIQLIRMCLKNI; encoded by the coding sequence ATGAAGGAGAAAAAAGTGAACTACTATATATTTAGAATTGATTATTCAAAAAGAGATTATTTTAAGAAAAATCTAGAAAAAGGTGTTTTAAGACAAGGTTGGGGAGTAGAAAACTTATCCTTGCTTGATGAAAATGGAGAAGTTAGAAACCAAGAGGAATGGGTTAATGCTTGTCCAGAAAGTTGGAGAAATACTGATGAAGCTAGAAGATATCTTAGAAATAAAAATAGTAACCTAAGAAAAATGTTAGAGATGAAAGAGGGAGATATAATTCTTATTCCTAAATTCCCAGAGTGGAATATGTTTTCTTTATACAGAGTTACAGGAAAATACTATTTTAACTTAGAAGAAACAGCAGTAGATTATGGACATTGTATTCCTGTAAAAATTGCTACTACATATCCATATGAAATAGACAAATGCTTTACTTACAATGGAAATGATGCCACTAAAATAATTCATAGTAAGTTAAGAGGGTATCAAACCTCTATAAATAGTGTTTATAACAAAGAGATAATTAAAGCTATTGAAAGTCTATTACAGATAAAAAGTATAAAAGAAGTATCTCTAATAACAGAGATTTTAAGAAATATCTTTGAAAAAAATATAAAGAATATGGAAAATCTGAATAAAGAAATTTTTTCTGTTAGACCTAATGATGTAGAAGAAATTGTAGAAGATATTTTTAAAAAACAAGGGTATTTAGTTGAAAGTAAAAATTCCTATGATAAAAAAGGTGGAGATTCTGATAGAACTTTTATAAAACCTCTTCCAATATTGAGTGAAGTAAATGATGAGATAGGTAGTTGTAGAGTCTATGTACAGATTAAGAAAAAAGATGGCGAATATGATGAAGATGAAGGAATTAAGCAACTTGAGAAGATAGTTGCCACTAAAGAAAATATTGAAGGGAAAGATAATAAATTTAATAATTTTTATAAGGTTTTAGTATGTACAGGGGAGTTTAGCTCTAGAATAAAAGAGTTAGCTCAAGAAAAAAATATTATTCTAATAGATGGAATCCAACTTATAAGAATGTGCCTTAAAAATATTTAA
- a CDS encoding helix-turn-helix domain-containing protein, whose translation MKEKENLELIRFKIIEPFLKKKKKLKEIEEEKNISYATLKRWVNAYKKSGILGLEKKSREDKNSFRNLDEENLELIKNICKDSKETSIAKLYEKCKTKLPESFSISYATFYRIVNNIDEFFNKTTVRYMEKIKKENQCYLVFDVPLYVLVDDFFSNKKVVPRLLIMLDSASLEPINFAIDYYFSNFYSLLGFIREGILKASLKNEKFILPKEILVASKNISNKKVLKEIYNELGVKISEHYTENSEVNKFIMFIKEDIEDFYKKKNYELTLLELTEFLSNYIYIQKKEYAFSINYNTINDIKYIRQLDILLQNTTRKITDSKVRVKNFQYISSALKGLNGQDIFIKFSPINPKIIYLFLNNSYIGLANINM comes from the coding sequence TTGAAAGAAAAAGAAAATTTAGAGTTAATACGTTTCAAAATAATTGAGCCTTTTTTGAAAAAGAAAAAAAAATTAAAAGAGATAGAAGAAGAAAAAAACATCTCTTACGCCACACTTAAAAGATGGGTCAATGCCTATAAAAAAAGTGGAATTCTAGGATTAGAAAAAAAATCTAGAGAAGATAAAAATTCATTTAGAAACCTTGATGAGGAAAATTTAGAACTTATAAAAAATATTTGTAAAGATTCAAAAGAAACTAGTATAGCAAAACTTTACGAAAAGTGCAAAACAAAATTACCTGAGAGTTTTTCAATAAGTTATGCTACATTCTATAGAATAGTCAACAATATAGATGAATTTTTTAATAAAACCACAGTTAGATATATGGAAAAGATCAAAAAAGAAAATCAATGTTACTTAGTTTTTGATGTTCCTTTATATGTTTTAGTTGATGATTTTTTTTCAAATAAAAAAGTGGTCCCTAGACTACTTATCATGCTAGATTCAGCTTCATTAGAGCCAATTAACTTTGCAATTGATTACTATTTTTCAAATTTTTATTCCCTATTAGGGTTTATTCGTGAAGGGATATTAAAAGCATCCCTAAAAAATGAAAAATTTATACTACCTAAGGAAATTTTAGTTGCTTCTAAAAATATAAGTAATAAAAAAGTCTTAAAAGAAATTTATAATGAATTAGGAGTAAAAATTAGTGAACACTATACAGAAAATAGTGAAGTTAATAAATTTATAATGTTTATAAAAGAAGATATTGAAGATTTCTATAAAAAGAAAAACTATGAATTGACTCTTTTAGAATTAACGGAATTTTTAAGTAATTATATATACATTCAAAAGAAAGAGTACGCTTTTTCTATTAATTATAATACTATAAATGACATTAAGTATATACGTCAATTAGATATTTTATTACAAAATACAACAAGAAAAATAACTGATTCAAAAGTAAGAGTAAAGAATTTTCAATATATCTCATCTGCTTTAAAAGGATTAAATGGACAAGATATTTTTATAAAGTTTTCTCCAATCAATCCCAAAATAATATATCTTTTTCTAAACAATTCTTATATAGGACTAGCTAATATAAATATGTAA